One Nonomuraea angiospora DNA segment encodes these proteins:
- a CDS encoding GntR family transcriptional regulator has protein sequence MLNPRGPVPLYNQLADVLRKRIDDGALQPGALVPSEADLVSEFGVARITARRAIRELRDAGIIYTIRGEGSYVGPESASRQARSGWRFQTIADDLAAKVRAGDFEQDVPLPSETQLAQQYDVAKGTVRRALTLLRDQRLVYTVPGRGTYPTPPDPKRGLP, from the coding sequence GTGCTCAACCCTCGTGGACCCGTGCCGCTCTACAACCAACTCGCCGATGTGCTGCGCAAGCGGATCGACGACGGCGCGCTCCAGCCGGGCGCGCTCGTACCGTCCGAGGCTGACCTCGTGAGCGAGTTCGGCGTCGCGCGGATCACGGCCCGGCGGGCGATCCGAGAGCTACGCGACGCGGGCATCATCTACACGATCAGGGGTGAGGGCTCATACGTTGGGCCAGAGAGCGCGTCACGCCAGGCAAGATCAGGGTGGAGATTCCAGACAATCGCTGACGACCTGGCCGCGAAGGTCCGAGCCGGCGACTTCGAGCAGGACGTGCCGCTGCCGTCCGAAACGCAACTCGCACAGCAATATGACGTGGCCAAGGGCACCGTACGACGCGCGCTGACACTTCTCCGCGACCAGAGGTTGGTGTACACGGTGCCAGGCCGAGGCACCTACCCAACTCCCCCCGATCCGAAAAGGGGTCTGCCATGA